In one Cervus elaphus chromosome 9, mCerEla1.1, whole genome shotgun sequence genomic region, the following are encoded:
- the ARMC6 gene encoding armadillo repeat-containing protein 6 isoform X2 produces MASKRITQETFDAAVRENIQEFEMGPEEAVREAAEQFESQGVDLSNIVKMAPKVSADGPQDPIHDILQALDDLRESVARSHPQEASAQLARFCEQCRQQKACRFLAAEKGAYSILLETWKLAAAGDQGLLLQALNALSALTDGQPDLLDTQGLQLLVATLAHNADSAHVTCSGIRCVRHACLKHEENRQSLVKAGVLPLLTGAIARHSHCADVVREACWALRIMTFDDDIRVPFGHAHDHAKMIVQENGGLKVLIEAAKVFPDNPSILSELCSTLSRLAVRNEFCQEVVDLGGLSVLVALLTDCSDHQELVKQVLSALRAIAGNDDVKDAIVRAGGTESIVAAMTRHLASPQVCEQSCAALCVLALRKPANSRVIVEAGGAQAALQAMEAHPQEAGVQKQACMLIRNLVARSQAFSQPILDLGAEALISRARATHHDCEDVAKAALRDLGCHVELRELWTGQKGDLAP; encoded by the exons ATGGCCTCCAAGCGCATCACCCAGGAGACCTTTGACGCAGCTGTTCGCGAGAACATCCAGGAGTTTGAGATGGGGCCGGAGGAGGCGGTGAGAGAAGCCGCGGAGCAGTTTGAATCGCAAG GGGTTGATCTGAGCAACATTGTAAAGATGGCCCCAAAAGTCTCTGCGGATGGACCCCAGGATCCCATACATGACATCCTGCAG GCCCTGGATGACCTGCGGGAATCTGTGGCCCGCTCTCACCCGCAGGAGGCGTCCGCACAGCTTGCCCGCTTTTGCGAGCAGTGCAGGCAGCAGAAGGCCTGCCGCTTTCTGGCAGCCGAGAAGGGGGCCTACTCCATCCTCCTGGAGACCTGGAAGTTGGCCGCAGCGGGTGACCagggcctcctcctccaggccctCAATGCCCTGTCTGCCCTGACTGATGGCCAGCCCGACCTCCTGGACACCCAGGGCCTGCAGCTGCTCGTGGCCACGCTGGCCCACAATGCTGACTCGGCCCACGTGACCTGCTCCGGGATCCGCTGCGTGCGCCACGCCTGCCTGAAGCACGAGGAGAACCGGCAGAGCCTGGTGAAGGCAGGCGTGCTGCCCCTGCTGACGGGCGCCATCGCCCGGCACAGCCACTGTGCCGACGTGGTCCGGGAGGCCTGCTGGGCCCTACGTATCATGACCTTTGACGATGACATCCGTGTGCCCTTCGGCCATGCCCATGACCACGCCAAGATGATCGTGCAGGAGAATGGAGGCTTAAAGGTGCTCATTGAGGCCGCCAAAG TGTTCCCCGACAATCCCAGCATCCTGAGTGAGCTCTGCAGCACCCTGTCCCGCCTGGCTGTCCGCAACGAGTTCTGCCAGGAGGTCGTCGACCTTGGGGGCCTCAGCGTCCTGGTGGCCCTGCTGACTGACTGCAGTGACCACCAG gagctggtgaagcaGGTGCTGAGTGCTCTGAGGGCCATCGCAGGCAATGATGATGTGAAGGATGCCATCGTCCGCGCCGGCGGGACCGAGTCCATTGTGGCCGCCATGACCCGGCACCTGGCCAGTCCCCAG GTGTGTGAGCAGAGCTGCGCGGCCCTGTGCGTCCTGGCCCTGCGCAAGCCAGCGAATAGCCGCGTCATCGTGGAGGCCGGCGGGGCCCAGGCCGCGCTGCAGGCCATGGAGGCCCACCCTCAGGAGGCTGGCGTCCAA AAACAGGCCTGCATGCTGATCCGAAACCTGGTGGCACGCAGCCAAGCCTTCTCACAGCCCATCCTGGACCTGGGGGCCGAGGCCCTCATCTCGCGAGCCCGAGCCACCCACCACGACTGTGAGGACGTGGCCAAGGCCGCCCTGCGGGACCTGGGCTGCCACGTCGAGCTCCGAGAGCTGTGGACTGGCCAGAAGGGCGACCTGGCACCGTGA
- the ARMC6 gene encoding armadillo repeat-containing protein 6 isoform X1: MLSAFHSPSGCLVERKQVMPPEPSLRAAIGCPWPHVEEIKMASKRITQETFDAAVRENIQEFEMGPEEAVREAAEQFESQGVDLSNIVKMAPKVSADGPQDPIHDILQALDDLRESVARSHPQEASAQLARFCEQCRQQKACRFLAAEKGAYSILLETWKLAAAGDQGLLLQALNALSALTDGQPDLLDTQGLQLLVATLAHNADSAHVTCSGIRCVRHACLKHEENRQSLVKAGVLPLLTGAIARHSHCADVVREACWALRIMTFDDDIRVPFGHAHDHAKMIVQENGGLKVLIEAAKVFPDNPSILSELCSTLSRLAVRNEFCQEVVDLGGLSVLVALLTDCSDHQELVKQVLSALRAIAGNDDVKDAIVRAGGTESIVAAMTRHLASPQVCEQSCAALCVLALRKPANSRVIVEAGGAQAALQAMEAHPQEAGVQKQACMLIRNLVARSQAFSQPILDLGAEALISRARATHHDCEDVAKAALRDLGCHVELRELWTGQKGDLAP; this comes from the exons ATGCTCTCTGCTTTCCATTCACCCTCTGGCTGCCTCGTGGAGAGGAAGCAGGTGATGCCACCTGAACCAAG CTTGAGAGCAGCTATTGGGTGTCCTTGGCCCCACGTGGAGGAGATAAAGATGGCCTCCAAGCGCATCACCCAGGAGACCTTTGACGCAGCTGTTCGCGAGAACATCCAGGAGTTTGAGATGGGGCCGGAGGAGGCGGTGAGAGAAGCCGCGGAGCAGTTTGAATCGCAAG GGGTTGATCTGAGCAACATTGTAAAGATGGCCCCAAAAGTCTCTGCGGATGGACCCCAGGATCCCATACATGACATCCTGCAG GCCCTGGATGACCTGCGGGAATCTGTGGCCCGCTCTCACCCGCAGGAGGCGTCCGCACAGCTTGCCCGCTTTTGCGAGCAGTGCAGGCAGCAGAAGGCCTGCCGCTTTCTGGCAGCCGAGAAGGGGGCCTACTCCATCCTCCTGGAGACCTGGAAGTTGGCCGCAGCGGGTGACCagggcctcctcctccaggccctCAATGCCCTGTCTGCCCTGACTGATGGCCAGCCCGACCTCCTGGACACCCAGGGCCTGCAGCTGCTCGTGGCCACGCTGGCCCACAATGCTGACTCGGCCCACGTGACCTGCTCCGGGATCCGCTGCGTGCGCCACGCCTGCCTGAAGCACGAGGAGAACCGGCAGAGCCTGGTGAAGGCAGGCGTGCTGCCCCTGCTGACGGGCGCCATCGCCCGGCACAGCCACTGTGCCGACGTGGTCCGGGAGGCCTGCTGGGCCCTACGTATCATGACCTTTGACGATGACATCCGTGTGCCCTTCGGCCATGCCCATGACCACGCCAAGATGATCGTGCAGGAGAATGGAGGCTTAAAGGTGCTCATTGAGGCCGCCAAAG TGTTCCCCGACAATCCCAGCATCCTGAGTGAGCTCTGCAGCACCCTGTCCCGCCTGGCTGTCCGCAACGAGTTCTGCCAGGAGGTCGTCGACCTTGGGGGCCTCAGCGTCCTGGTGGCCCTGCTGACTGACTGCAGTGACCACCAG gagctggtgaagcaGGTGCTGAGTGCTCTGAGGGCCATCGCAGGCAATGATGATGTGAAGGATGCCATCGTCCGCGCCGGCGGGACCGAGTCCATTGTGGCCGCCATGACCCGGCACCTGGCCAGTCCCCAG GTGTGTGAGCAGAGCTGCGCGGCCCTGTGCGTCCTGGCCCTGCGCAAGCCAGCGAATAGCCGCGTCATCGTGGAGGCCGGCGGGGCCCAGGCCGCGCTGCAGGCCATGGAGGCCCACCCTCAGGAGGCTGGCGTCCAA AAACAGGCCTGCATGCTGATCCGAAACCTGGTGGCACGCAGCCAAGCCTTCTCACAGCCCATCCTGGACCTGGGGGCCGAGGCCCTCATCTCGCGAGCCCGAGCCACCCACCACGACTGTGAGGACGTGGCCAAGGCCGCCCTGCGGGACCTGGGCTGCCACGTCGAGCTCCGAGAGCTGTGGACTGGCCAGAAGGGCGACCTGGCACCGTGA
- the ARMC6 gene encoding armadillo repeat-containing protein 6 isoform X3 codes for MAPKVSADGPQDPIHDILQALDDLRESVARSHPQEASAQLARFCEQCRQQKACRFLAAEKGAYSILLETWKLAAAGDQGLLLQALNALSALTDGQPDLLDTQGLQLLVATLAHNADSAHVTCSGIRCVRHACLKHEENRQSLVKAGVLPLLTGAIARHSHCADVVREACWALRIMTFDDDIRVPFGHAHDHAKMIVQENGGLKVLIEAAKVFPDNPSILSELCSTLSRLAVRNEFCQEVVDLGGLSVLVALLTDCSDHQELVKQVLSALRAIAGNDDVKDAIVRAGGTESIVAAMTRHLASPQVCEQSCAALCVLALRKPANSRVIVEAGGAQAALQAMEAHPQEAGVQKQACMLIRNLVARSQAFSQPILDLGAEALISRARATHHDCEDVAKAALRDLGCHVELRELWTGQKGDLAP; via the exons ATGGCCCCAAAAGTCTCTGCGGATGGACCCCAGGATCCCATACATGACATCCTGCAG GCCCTGGATGACCTGCGGGAATCTGTGGCCCGCTCTCACCCGCAGGAGGCGTCCGCACAGCTTGCCCGCTTTTGCGAGCAGTGCAGGCAGCAGAAGGCCTGCCGCTTTCTGGCAGCCGAGAAGGGGGCCTACTCCATCCTCCTGGAGACCTGGAAGTTGGCCGCAGCGGGTGACCagggcctcctcctccaggccctCAATGCCCTGTCTGCCCTGACTGATGGCCAGCCCGACCTCCTGGACACCCAGGGCCTGCAGCTGCTCGTGGCCACGCTGGCCCACAATGCTGACTCGGCCCACGTGACCTGCTCCGGGATCCGCTGCGTGCGCCACGCCTGCCTGAAGCACGAGGAGAACCGGCAGAGCCTGGTGAAGGCAGGCGTGCTGCCCCTGCTGACGGGCGCCATCGCCCGGCACAGCCACTGTGCCGACGTGGTCCGGGAGGCCTGCTGGGCCCTACGTATCATGACCTTTGACGATGACATCCGTGTGCCCTTCGGCCATGCCCATGACCACGCCAAGATGATCGTGCAGGAGAATGGAGGCTTAAAGGTGCTCATTGAGGCCGCCAAAG TGTTCCCCGACAATCCCAGCATCCTGAGTGAGCTCTGCAGCACCCTGTCCCGCCTGGCTGTCCGCAACGAGTTCTGCCAGGAGGTCGTCGACCTTGGGGGCCTCAGCGTCCTGGTGGCCCTGCTGACTGACTGCAGTGACCACCAG gagctggtgaagcaGGTGCTGAGTGCTCTGAGGGCCATCGCAGGCAATGATGATGTGAAGGATGCCATCGTCCGCGCCGGCGGGACCGAGTCCATTGTGGCCGCCATGACCCGGCACCTGGCCAGTCCCCAG GTGTGTGAGCAGAGCTGCGCGGCCCTGTGCGTCCTGGCCCTGCGCAAGCCAGCGAATAGCCGCGTCATCGTGGAGGCCGGCGGGGCCCAGGCCGCGCTGCAGGCCATGGAGGCCCACCCTCAGGAGGCTGGCGTCCAA AAACAGGCCTGCATGCTGATCCGAAACCTGGTGGCACGCAGCCAAGCCTTCTCACAGCCCATCCTGGACCTGGGGGCCGAGGCCCTCATCTCGCGAGCCCGAGCCACCCACCACGACTGTGAGGACGTGGCCAAGGCCGCCCTGCGGGACCTGGGCTGCCACGTCGAGCTCCGAGAGCTGTGGACTGGCCAGAAGGGCGACCTGGCACCGTGA